The following coding sequences are from one Shewanella putrefaciens window:
- a CDS encoding DUF3549 family protein yields the protein MTEITTLSQFLTTAKTQFQVYDLGRRVQHIDMLAFHQIESLATPYPYPIQGHAQFAIVFWDASQQHFIWFLKLALDEQGLLSPAPRSQFIEMVLSALGQDPTQPLSNEQQEHLANNPFSFTPSQEKLAVFNALVRKQLGQHASVQYEFAMQYLSGQIAPNQWQHIGIQGIADVCVRANELDHEAKLLTSFDSAAIEVQIALCQCLEHVQISPLLANKILNKLTAAEPEHKAYFLRALASNSELSQKALAHLHQGSNLDANTLISIAGRNWTVLKQELSRSIYLEALALQPQTFFNQIFADIVAIPSLRNLLLGELRNPNRSIQLSQAIGGLFKAASK from the coding sequence ATGACTGAAATTACAACTTTAAGCCAGTTTTTAACGACCGCAAAAACCCAATTTCAAGTGTATGATCTTGGCCGTAGGGTACAACACATTGATATGTTAGCATTCCATCAAATCGAATCCCTTGCTACGCCCTATCCTTACCCTATTCAAGGACATGCACAATTTGCAATCGTGTTTTGGGATGCGAGTCAGCAACACTTTATTTGGTTTCTAAAACTGGCTTTAGATGAACAAGGCTTGCTCTCACCTGCTCCACGTTCACAATTTATTGAAATGGTATTATCGGCACTTGGACAAGATCCAACTCAACCACTGAGTAATGAACAACAGGAGCATCTTGCAAATAACCCTTTTAGCTTTACACCAAGCCAGGAAAAATTAGCAGTCTTTAACGCCTTAGTTCGTAAACAATTGGGGCAACATGCATCAGTTCAATATGAATTTGCCATGCAATATTTATCGGGACAAATTGCGCCAAATCAATGGCAACATATTGGTATACAAGGCATTGCAGATGTATGCGTTCGAGCAAATGAACTCGACCATGAAGCAAAACTACTCACCAGTTTCGATTCGGCAGCCATTGAAGTACAAATTGCCCTTTGTCAATGCTTAGAACATGTACAAATTAGTCCCTTGCTTGCCAACAAAATCTTAAACAAACTCACCGCAGCAGAGCCTGAACATAAAGCGTATTTTCTCAGGGCATTAGCATCAAATAGCGAACTAAGTCAAAAAGCGTTAGCCCACTTGCATCAAGGATCTAACCTAGATGCAAATACCCTCATAAGTATCGCTGGACGCAATTGGACTGTGCTAAAGCAGGAGTTAAGTCGCAGTATTTACTTAGAAGCGCTTGCACTACAGCCCCAAACCTTTTTTAATCAGATCTTTGCTGATATTGTGGCAATCCCTAGTTTACGCAATCTATTACTAGGTGAATTAAGAAATCCCAATCGAAGCATTCAACTATCACAAGCCATCGGTGGTTTGTTTAAGGCAGCAAGTAAATGA
- a CDS encoding DUF3192 domain-containing protein, whose translation MMNTKLNRTIMGLTFLGVASLGLSGCVVNVGEGESNWKNRESWEKVQHKNRNNLTQLSLGMTKDQVMIIMGNADFSEAYIQNGDVNKEVIVLFYRTQHTHSDGKTTKDECTPIVISNNALVGWGETAYSKI comes from the coding sequence ATGATGAACACTAAATTAAATCGCACAATAATGGGTCTCACTTTTTTAGGGGTTGCAAGCTTAGGTCTTAGTGGCTGCGTGGTCAATGTTGGAGAGGGAGAATCCAATTGGAAAAATCGCGAATCTTGGGAAAAAGTACAGCATAAAAATCGTAATAATTTAACCCAATTAAGTTTAGGTATGACTAAGGATCAAGTGATGATCATTATGGGAAATGCCGATTTTAGCGAAGCCTATATCCAAAATGGCGATGTTAATAAAGAAGTCATCGTGTTGTTTTATCGCACCCAGCACACTCACAGTGATGGTAAAACAACTAAGGATGAATGCACTCCCATTGTCATCAGTAATAATGCTTTAGTAGGGTGGGGTGAAACGGCATACAGTAAAATTTAG
- the truC gene encoding tRNA pseudouridine(65) synthase TruC, which produces MNQDNMWLDMPDDELDHVVLNNTDEQAPDIRILFEDEHIVAIHKPAGLLVHRSYLARRERFFAMQLTRDLVGCHVFPVHRLDRPTSGVLLFAKSSEVANALCEQFAEHSIEKQYLALVRGNMHESGILDYPLKVELDELGDKHARQDKAAQDAVTAFKPLLNAEIPYPSGRYPTSRFALVQLTPKTGRKHQLRRHMAHLRHPILGDTTHGDGKQNTFFREHFGINRLWLIAKKLTFTHPVTQSRLSIETELEQQWETVFTGLGWDDVVLSNDAPFLIAKN; this is translated from the coding sequence ATGAACCAAGATAATATGTGGCTTGATATGCCAGATGATGAATTAGATCATGTGGTATTGAATAATACCGATGAGCAAGCGCCCGATATTCGAATCCTCTTTGAAGATGAACATATTGTAGCGATCCATAAACCCGCAGGTTTATTAGTACATCGCAGCTATTTGGCTCGCCGCGAGCGTTTTTTTGCCATGCAGTTAACTCGTGATTTAGTTGGGTGTCATGTGTTCCCTGTGCATCGTTTAGATAGACCAACTTCTGGCGTGTTATTATTTGCCAAGAGCAGTGAAGTTGCTAATGCGTTATGTGAGCAATTTGCTGAGCATTCCATAGAGAAACAGTATCTTGCGCTAGTTCGTGGCAACATGCATGAAAGTGGGATATTGGATTATCCCCTCAAAGTTGAACTTGATGAGCTTGGAGATAAACATGCCCGCCAAGATAAAGCAGCACAGGATGCCGTTACGGCTTTTAAGCCCTTACTCAATGCTGAAATTCCATATCCATCGGGACGATATCCGACGAGCCGCTTTGCATTAGTGCAACTTACCCCAAAGACTGGACGTAAACATCAGCTTAGAAGACACATGGCACATTTACGCCATCCCATTTTAGGAGATACAACCCACGGTGACGGAAAACAAAATACCTTTTTCCGCGAGCATTTCGGCATTAATCGTTTATGGCTTATCGCGAAAAAGCTCACTTTCACGCATCCTGTCACTCAATCTCGACTCAGTATTGAAACCGAGCTTGAACAACAATGGGAAACGGTGTTCACAGGACTTGGCTGGGATGACGTTGTCTTGAGCAATGATGCGCCATTTTTGATCGCTAAAAATTAG
- a CDS encoding Zn-ribbon-containing protein, translating into MFVTELRFECFADTTISAAEKAINQLLEAYRANGQILGREFAVAFNDGEFRVRLLLPEKSSLAYKYHSPWVKKALAELTEAKLLAPREKFIGQDINSEVSNTETPSWQLLYTSYVHMCSPLRSGDNLLPIPLYRLPATFNGDHKRIIRWQSEWQACDELQMAAATKAEFAALEELSSPDSDLFRRGWDLRGRIEYLTKIPTYYYLYRVGGQDLASEMARPCPRCGNQHWKLDEPLLDIFHFRCEPCRIVSNLSWDHQ; encoded by the coding sequence ATGTTTGTTACTGAACTGCGTTTTGAATGCTTTGCCGACACGACCATCTCTGCCGCAGAAAAGGCCATCAATCAACTCCTTGAAGCCTATAGAGCTAACGGCCAAATATTAGGGCGAGAATTTGCTGTCGCCTTTAATGACGGCGAGTTTAGGGTGCGTTTGCTGCTACCAGAGAAATCCAGTTTAGCCTATAAATACCATAGTCCTTGGGTCAAGAAAGCCTTAGCAGAATTAACCGAGGCCAAACTCCTCGCGCCTCGGGAAAAATTTATCGGTCAGGACATTAATTCTGAGGTCAGTAATACTGAAACTCCCAGCTGGCAATTGTTGTACACGAGTTATGTACATATGTGCTCGCCCCTGCGCAGCGGCGATAATCTTCTCCCCATTCCCTTATACCGACTCCCCGCAACCTTCAATGGCGATCATAAACGTATTATCCGTTGGCAGAGCGAATGGCAAGCCTGTGACGAGCTACAAATGGCGGCGGCCACTAAGGCCGAATTTGCCGCGTTAGAGGAGTTATCGAGTCCAGACAGTGATTTATTTCGTAGAGGTTGGGATTTACGTGGTCGTATCGAATATCTGACTAAGATCCCGACCTATTACTATTTATATCGAGTTGGAGGCCAAGATCTCGCCTCAGAAATGGCACGGCCTTGCCCACGTTGTGGCAATCAACATTGGAAACTAGATGAACCTTTATTGGA
- a CDS encoding DUF2789 domain-containing protein → MDTTPVDLSHLFEQLGLDNQPEAITQFIANHKIDHQIHLSEASFWTEAQKNFITEALEADAKWTQLVEQLDTQLRKA, encoded by the coding sequence ATGGATACCACTCCAGTAGATTTAAGCCATTTGTTTGAACAACTCGGTCTAGATAATCAACCCGAAGCTATTACCCAATTTATTGCTAACCATAAGATTGACCATCAAATACATTTAAGCGAAGCGTCCTTTTGGACCGAAGCCCAAAAGAACTTTATTACTGAGGCCTTAGAAGCTGATGCGAAATGGACTCAACTAGTTGAACAGTTAGATACTCAACTTAGAAAAGCCTAA
- a CDS encoding GNAT family N-acetyltransferase, with protein sequence MDNHTLDEYRAVYLTAEDLRVAASILYNAYHDDPFFVESLFSSDKAAYEQKLRAAIREELNSLWQQKQALIGLFDQERLVGVVCVVTQEVPLGEARYWHWRLKMLLGTGWQSTQSIMKKESSIVELLPSNRCGILQFIALTPSEQHKGLGHQLVQAVVSWCDEQRELDGIGVFAAQESHTHLFTQHDFVSLGELTIGSISGQLLFYAGQQNE encoded by the coding sequence ATGGACAACCATACCTTGGACGAGTACCGTGCAGTGTATTTGACTGCTGAAGATTTACGGGTTGCCGCTTCCATCCTCTATAACGCTTACCACGATGATCCTTTCTTTGTTGAATCTTTGTTTTCCTCAGATAAAGCTGCCTACGAACAAAAATTACGAGCAGCTATTCGTGAAGAACTCAACTCGTTGTGGCAGCAAAAACAGGCACTGATTGGTCTGTTTGATCAAGAGCGGTTAGTGGGTGTGGTTTGTGTTGTTACTCAAGAAGTCCCCTTAGGAGAGGCACGATATTGGCACTGGCGTTTAAAAATGTTGCTCGGAACGGGTTGGCAATCTACTCAATCTATTATGAAAAAAGAATCGAGTATTGTTGAACTCTTGCCAAGTAATCGTTGTGGGATCCTACAATTTATTGCCTTAACGCCAAGCGAACAACATAAAGGTTTAGGGCATCAACTTGTACAAGCCGTTGTTAGCTGGTGCGATGAGCAGCGTGAACTCGATGGTATTGGCGTGTTTGCAGCACAAGAAAGCCATACCCATTTGTTCACTCAGCACGATTTTGTCTCCTTAGGTGAACTGACTATTGGCAGTATCTCAGGACAATTATTATTTTATGCGGGGCAACAAAATGAATGA
- a CDS encoding DUF3301 domain-containing protein, translating to MMSDLLLIIAVVVIAAFFWQLRQMAELSRIFAEKECCRQKVQLLAIAMETARPSLGGTTGICWKAKYLFEFSTDGINQYRGHIWMLGKKIQKIEWPIFPEPEWHEAPTAQGKFGGCGSQGGCNSGKCH from the coding sequence ATGATGTCAGATCTACTGTTAATTATTGCGGTTGTTGTCATTGCCGCATTTTTTTGGCAACTACGTCAAATGGCAGAATTAAGCCGTATTTTTGCCGAGAAAGAATGTTGTCGACAGAAGGTTCAACTTTTGGCAATTGCAATGGAAACTGCGCGCCCAAGCCTAGGTGGAACCACAGGAATTTGTTGGAAAGCAAAGTACTTATTTGAATTTAGCACCGATGGTATTAATCAATATCGAGGTCATATTTGGATGTTGGGTAAGAAAATTCAAAAAATTGAATGGCCGATATTCCCAGAACCTGAATGGCATGAAGCCCCCACGGCTCAAGGCAAGTTTGGCGGCTGCGGCAGTCAAGGTGGATGTAACTCAGGGAAATGTCACTAA
- a CDS encoding YqcC family protein, whose translation MLYSQTQAKLEQIAQCLQQFGLWSQRSPSDEAMASTAPFACDLMPLEHWLQFIFIPRMQALIDAGQPLPTSIAIAPMAQHVWQEITKLQPLIGLLNELDMLLNEPR comes from the coding sequence ATGTTATATAGCCAAACACAGGCGAAATTAGAACAAATTGCGCAGTGCTTGCAGCAATTTGGATTATGGTCGCAAAGATCGCCTTCAGATGAGGCGATGGCAAGCACTGCTCCCTTTGCTTGCGATCTTATGCCCTTAGAGCATTGGCTACAGTTTATTTTTATCCCCCGTATGCAAGCGTTAATTGATGCTGGGCAGCCATTGCCGACAAGCATTGCTATAGCGCCCATGGCACAACATGTATGGCAAGAAATCACTAAATTACAGCCGTTAATTGGGCTATTGAATGAATTGGATATGTTGTTAAATGAACCAAGATAA